In Verrucomicrobiota bacterium, the sequence GTCAGCAGCTCATACGCGGTCGCGCCGAAGGAAAAAATGTCGGCGCGATGGTCGAGCGGTTCGTCGAGCAACTGTTCCGGCGCCATGTAGGCAGGCGTTCCCGAGTGCTTCGTCATCCGCCGCGGCTTGTCGGTCCGAGGCTCCGCCAGGTCGAAGTCCACGATCCGCACGTCGCCGCTGCGCGTCATCAGCACGTTCTCCGGCTTGAAGTCGAGGTGCAAGAACCCGCTCGTGTGGATGTGGTCCACCCCGACGGCCATGTCGATGAGGACGTTGCCCAGGAACTCGCCCAGCGTCGCGTCGCGGCGGCCGATGAGTTGCCGGAGATTCGATGCCTCCACGTATTCCATGAGCAGGTAGAGCGTGCCGTTGATCTTCCCGTGCTCGACGTAGCCGATCACGTGCGAGTGATCGTGGATCTCCTTGAGGATTTCGCAACCGCGGATGAACTGCTTCCGGGCGGCGAAGGCGAAGAATGAATTGCGGGTCATCATCCGCAACGCAAAGCTCTGCCCCTGCGCGTCCGTGGCGAGCCAGATCTCGGCCATGCCACCGCGGGCGATGAGTTCATGGAGACGATACGGGCCGAACTCCCCGGTCTGGCCCTGGACCTGGCCGCTGCCCTTGTTCAAGTTGTTCTGCATCAGTGGACGACCCTCACAACGGCCCTTGGCCGGAAATGCTGCCCTCCACGACGCCCGCCGCGCCGTGATGGGGACAGCAAATATTCACTCCCCAACTCTTCGTGGTTTCGCAAGGTGGGCCCGAGGCCGCCCGCGGGAACGGACGTCCCAGACCACGCCCTCATTCGGGCCTTTCCCAAAAACGCCACCACGCCCGCGCCGGCTTGGGTGGGGCGGTGGAGAACTGAACCCCGTGTTCCCCGCCGCGCCCGGGCGGCAGGTTGATTCGCACCGTTTTCTTCTTCGTCCTCAACTTGCTCGTGTCCGAAGGTTCAAACTTCGGGATCTCCGTCGCCCGTTGTGGAAGGCGAGGGACAGGAAATCCCGCCGCACGGGCCGGATTCAGATTGAGGTCGTCGTCTTTCATACGAGCGGGGTTGCCATGTTCGAGTGGCTGTCTCCGAACGTCGCAACCTGCTGCGTTCTCCCGTGAATTCCCAGTCCGAGCTTCGTGGACGCGGCGACATGGAGTGATTTGCGCGCGGCACAACGCCCGCCGCTAGGTTCGAGTCCTCGCGCACCGCTCATCGGCGGGATTCGTATAATCTGCTTGGCGGCCATGCAAGCGCCGAGTTCAATCAT encodes:
- a CDS encoding serine/threonine protein kinase, producing the protein MQNNLNKGSGQVQGQTGEFGPYRLHELIARGGMAEIWLATDAQGQSFALRMMTRNSFFAFAARKQFIRGCEILKEIHDHSHVIGYVEHGKINGTLYLLMEYVEASNLRQLIGRRDATLGEFLGNVLIDMAVGVDHIHTSGFLHLDFKPENVLMTRSGDVRIVDFDLAEPRTDKPRRMTKHSGTPAYMAPEQLLDEPLDHRADIFSFGATAYELLTFRPAFDGNTPQDVLKKQLDHDHPITPLRDYNEDIPVALERIVLKCLERDPEKRYPFTSVLVRDLQAALYVK